The DNA region GGTGACGTACTTGCCCTCCTGGCCGTAGCCCGGGCTGTCGTTGGGCCGGAAGGTCATGCTCAGGGTCGGATCGTCGACGGCGATCAGGGGCAACGGCTCCGGCATCTCGACGTCGGCGATGGTGTCGCCGATGTCGACGCCCTCGAGGCCGACGACCGCGCAGATGTCGCCGCAGCCGACGTGCTCCACCTCGGCCTTGCCCAGGTTGTCGAACACGTAGAGCCGGCGCACCTGGGCCTTCACCTGCGAGCCGTCCCGCTTGCACAGCATGACCTGCTGCTTCGCCTTGAGCGAGCCGCGCACGATGCGGCCCACGCCGATGCGGCCCACGTAGCCGCTGTGGTCCATGGCCGCCACGAGCATCTGCAACGGCCCCTCCTGGATCTTCGGCGCCGGCACGTGGTCGACGATGAGGTCGAGCAGCGGGCTGAGGTCCCTGCGCTCGTCCTCCAGTTCGCCCACCGCCCAGCCGTCGCGGCCCGCGGCGTACACGCCGCGGAAGTCGAGTTGCTCGTCCGTCGCGTTCAGTTCGAGGAAGAGATTGAAGATCTCGTCGAGCACCTCGTCCGGCCGGGCGCTCGGCCGGTCGACCTTGTTGATCACGACCACGGGTTTCAGGTCGAGCTGCATGGCCTTCTGCAGCACGAACCGCGTCTGGGGCATGGGCCCTTCGAAGGCGTCGACGAGCAGCAGCACGCCATCGGCCATCTTGAGCACCCGTTCCACCTCGCCGCCGAAGTCGGCGTGGCCCGGGGTGTCGATCAGGTTGATGCGCGTGTCCCGGTAGGTGATCGAGAAGTTCTTCGACGTGATGGTGATGCCCCGCTCGCGCTCGAGGTCGTTGGAGTCCATCACGCGCTCCTGCACTTCCTGGCCGGCGCGGAACACGTGGCACTGGCGCAGGATCTGGTCGACGAGCGTGGTCTTGCCGTGATCGACGTGGGCGATGATGGCGACGTTGCGGATCTGCATGCGGATCGACCTCGAAACGGGAACGGGTCCGGTTGGGGCGGCGGCATTTCCGGCGCCCGGGCGGGCCAAAGAA from bacterium includes:
- the typA gene encoding translational GTPase TypA; this translates as MQIRNVAIIAHVDHGKTTLVDQILRQCHVFRAGQEVQERVMDSNDLERERGITITSKNFSITYRDTRINLIDTPGHADFGGEVERVLKMADGVLLLVDAFEGPMPQTRFVLQKAMQLDLKPVVVINKVDRPSARPDEVLDEIFNLFLELNATDEQLDFRGVYAAGRDGWAVGELEDERRDLSPLLDLIVDHVPAPKIQEGPLQMLVAAMDHSGYVGRIGVGRIVRGSLKAKQQVMLCKRDGSQVKAQVRRLYVFDNLGKAEVEHVGCGDICAVVGLEGVDIGDTIADVEMPEPLPLIAVDDPTLSMTFRPNDSPGYGQEGKYVTSRQVLERLLRETERDVALRVQDLGDGFKVSGRGILHLSILMENMRREGYEFMVGQPQVIYKEIGGKKAEPIETLNVDVPSDLAGTVIEYAATRKGDMVNMEQRGGRTLITFHIPSRGLIGFRSRMLRATAGEIVMHHRFHDYQYFKGSIPERTNGSLISMGPGKAVAFALDALQDRGIFFVEAGDNLYTGQIIGENTRDDDLVVNAQKAKQLTNMRASGSDRKMRIAPPLKMSLEEALEYLNHDEYVEVTPKSIRLRKALLDENDRKRAAKRAKLSTGEE